In a single window of the Montipora capricornis isolate CH-2021 chromosome 11, ASM3666992v2, whole genome shotgun sequence genome:
- the LOC138024341 gene encoding myosin-M heavy chain-like: MVFIVVQWVNENSVSVVNEKKVVGENVELKEGSTVDVSAGISKGRIAIYKAEILKVCGTKAKALEFEASLVKKVADAHGDVNGNKSSKRKRNPSQKVRENVLEQDNSEDREEAETSRNQGKGDNADQQPPKKKRKTNDKKAKGDNEDKENELERKKLQQSVQQERINGILQQRRTPTSTVVIPDETTDTSVQSKPQALPVTPNTIPNNPHKQSPSPSATVSTQSLSHDTPHATHTITSIPHTFTPSQPPSSIHKPSLIPNTPTSNPHIITPTQSIPPTYNPSTVTPTANRRPITPLNTQRTSPMQNTFTTSPFHIPPQPQTHYTNSSLSHHDHSSSYSSLLEDDLELQDFGMRHDQGPLPSSEVNSEWTSFTTHFTQQFEELKGEVEGLRSEVKHLKRIVRELKANPNYSSAPADRATSTEDPELTYLAMIKNTTKPLEGLKVLLYKMFTVDEVRLSSLKGRVTASGGEGIALDREKLDLIYCAMEKRYECKRAAVDNFIRGQQRKLRGQFLKKQS; the protein is encoded by the exons ATGGTTTTCATTGTTGTGCAATGGGTGAACGAAAATAGCGTAAGTGTcgttaatgaaaaaaaagttgttggcGAGAACGTCGAACTTAAAGAAGGCAGTACGGTTGATGTATCGGCGGGTATTAGTAAAGGAAGGATTGCCATTTACAAGGCGGAAATTTTGAAAGTATGCG GAACAAAGGCAAAGGCTCTGGAGTTTGAGGCAAGTTTGGTTAAGAAAGTTGCTGACGCTCACGGTGATGTCAACG GTAATAAAAGCAGTAAAAGAAAACGGAACCCATCCCAGAAAGTGAGGGAAAATGTATTGGAGCAAg ATAATAGCGAGGACAGAGAGGAGGCAGAGACATCCAGAAATCAAGGGAAGGGTGATAACG CTGATCAGCAACCCcctaagaaaaaaagaaagacaaatgaCAAGAAAGCGAAAG gTGACAACGAAGATAAAGAAAATGAGCTGGAAAGAAAAAAG ttgCAACAATCTGTACAGCAAGAGAGGATAAACGGCATTTTGCAACAGCGCAGAACACCTACAAGTACAGTTGTAATTCCTGATGAAACTACCGACACATCAGTACAGTCAAAGCCACAAGCACTTCCTGTCACACCCAACACTATCCCAAACAACCCCCATAAACAGTCACCATCACCATCAGCTACTGTATCAACACAATCTTTGTCACATGACACACCTCATGCCACACACACAATCACTTCCATCCCTCACACTTTCACACCATCACAACCACCCTCATCTATACACAAGCCATCTCTCATTCCAAACACTCCTACTTCCAACCCTCATATCATTACACCAACACAATCCATACCACCCACTTATAATCCATCCACAGTAACACCCACTGCCAATCGCCGTCCCATCACACCATTAAATACACAACGTACATCACCTATGCAAAACACTTTTACCACATCACCTTTTCACATTCCACCCCAGCCACAAACCCATTACACAAATTCATCTCTTTCACACCATGACCATTCCTCCAGCTACAGTTCACTGCTGGAGGATGATCTAGAACTACAGGACTTTGGCATGAGGCATGATCAGGGACCATTACCATCAAGTGAAGTGAATAGTGAATGGACCTCATTCACTACTCATTTTACTCAACAGTTTGAAGAATTGAAGGGAGAAGTTGAGGGGCTTCGTTCAGAAGTGAAACATCTCAAAAGAATTGTGAGGGAGTTGAAG GCCAACCCAAACTATTCAAGTGCTCCAGCTGATAGAGCAACCAGTACAGAAGATCCTGAG ttGACTTATCTTGCCATGATAAAGAATACAACTAAGCCACTCGAGGGATTGAAAGTCTTACTTTACAAGATGTTTACTGTTGATGAAGTAAGACTATCATCTCTCAAGGGAAGAGTAACAGCATCTGGTGGTGAGGGTATTGCTCTGGACAGGGAGAAGCTGGACTTGATCTACT gtGCTATGGAAAAGAGATACGAGTGTAAGAGGGCAGCGGTGGACAATTTTATTCGAGGGCAACAGCGAAAGCTCCGGggacaatttttgaaaaagcagaGCTAA